In Kaistella faecalis, a genomic segment contains:
- a CDS encoding S9 family peptidase, translating to MNYKYFFPVLLFSGTLFFSQSKSDIIVPNENLITENIPAIPKSLSEKIKKYSESRGANFTAIHPNGKELIMVTRFASTNQLHKLSQPMGARKQLTFFDEPVNSADYEPTKGEYLVYSKDIGGNEFGQLFKLDLKTMESKLLTDGGRSQNGGMTWKKDGSGFYFSSTKRNGGDRDIYFMNPLKPGDTKLVLELKGGGWGINDISDDGKKLIIGEYVSANESHLYLFNTETKKLESITNRNEKQIVQGSARFSKNADEIWYVTDRDNEFDRLATMNLKTKKIEYFTSSIPWEVSNYTLSKDKSKIVFETNEGGLNKLYRMDTASKKYAEIKGLPVGLVNNFEFTNDGKSLYFSQPTYDSSADIYKLDLASNKIERWTDSEQGEMQKTEMSEPKLIEWSSFDGMKITGFYYPVSKKFTGKRPVLINIHGGPEGQSMASSLGSGNYYTNEMGVALIYPNVRGSSGFGKTYIASDNGFNRMNSVKDIGALLDWIAKQPELDKDRIMIMGGSYGGFMTLATAYEYADRIRCSVDIVGISDFNTFLKNTEEYRRDLRRVEYGDERDPKMSAFFTKIAPLNNTDKIKKPMFIIQGTNDPRVPVTEATQMRDKLKAQGNTVWYLEAKNEGHGFRKKENVDFQRLAVIRFMEEYLLK from the coding sequence ATGAATTACAAATACTTTTTTCCGGTCCTGTTGTTTTCGGGAACGCTGTTTTTCAGCCAGTCTAAAAGCGATATCATCGTTCCGAACGAAAACCTGATTACCGAAAACATTCCTGCAATTCCAAAAAGCCTGAGCGAGAAAATCAAAAAATACTCTGAAAGCCGCGGCGCAAATTTCACCGCCATTCATCCCAACGGAAAAGAACTGATCATGGTGACCAGATTTGCTTCCACCAATCAGCTGCACAAACTTTCTCAGCCAATGGGCGCCAGAAAACAGCTTACTTTTTTTGATGAACCAGTCAATTCCGCAGATTATGAACCTACAAAAGGTGAATATCTGGTTTATTCCAAAGACATCGGAGGAAACGAATTCGGACAGCTCTTTAAACTTGATTTGAAAACCATGGAATCTAAACTGCTTACCGATGGCGGAAGATCACAAAACGGCGGTATGACCTGGAAAAAAGACGGTTCCGGATTTTATTTCTCCTCTACAAAAAGAAATGGCGGCGACCGTGATATTTATTTTATGAATCCTCTTAAGCCCGGGGATACGAAGCTCGTTCTTGAACTGAAAGGGGGAGGCTGGGGAATTAATGATATTTCCGATGACGGCAAAAAGCTGATTATTGGTGAATATGTTTCTGCAAACGAATCTCACCTCTATCTTTTTAATACCGAAACGAAAAAACTGGAATCGATAACGAACCGAAACGAAAAACAAATCGTTCAGGGAAGTGCAAGATTCAGCAAAAATGCTGATGAAATCTGGTACGTAACCGACCGTGACAACGAGTTTGACCGTTTAGCAACAATGAATCTTAAAACAAAAAAAATAGAATACTTTACCAGTTCGATTCCCTGGGAGGTTTCTAATTATACGCTTTCCAAAGACAAATCTAAAATCGTTTTTGAAACCAATGAAGGAGGTTTAAATAAACTATATCGAATGGATACCGCTTCAAAAAAATACGCTGAAATAAAAGGACTTCCGGTAGGTCTCGTCAATAATTTTGAATTCACGAATGATGGTAAATCTCTGTACTTTTCACAGCCTACCTACGATTCTTCCGCAGATATTTATAAGTTAGACCTCGCTTCAAATAAAATTGAAAGATGGACCGATAGTGAACAGGGTGAAATGCAGAAAACAGAGATGTCTGAACCGAAGTTGATTGAATGGAGCAGTTTCGATGGGATGAAAATTACAGGGTTCTATTATCCGGTTTCTAAAAAGTTTACCGGCAAAAGACCTGTGCTGATCAATATTCATGGCGGTCCGGAAGGGCAGTCGATGGCGTCATCACTTGGTTCCGGTAATTATTACACCAATGAAATGGGAGTTGCTTTAATCTATCCGAATGTGCGGGGATCCTCTGGTTTTGGTAAAACATATATTGCCAGTGATAATGGTTTTAACAGAATGAATTCGGTAAAAGATATCGGTGCTTTACTAGACTGGATTGCGAAACAGCCGGAACTCGATAAGGACCGGATTATGATTATGGGCGGCAGTTACGGAGGTTTTATGACCCTGGCAACCGCTTATGAATATGCTGACAGAATCAGATGTTCGGTAGATATAGTTGGGATCTCAGATTTTAATACTTTCCTTAAAAATACCGAAGAATACCGCCGTGATCTGAGAAGAGTAGAGTACGGCGACGAACGTGATCCGAAAATGAGTGCATTCTTCACGAAAATAGCGCCGCTGAACAATACTGATAAAATTAAAAAACCTATGTTCATCATTCAGGGAACCAACGATCCGCGGGTTCCGGTAACGGAAGCTACGCAAATGCGTGATAAACTGAAAGCCCAGGGAAATACGGTGTGGTATCTTGAAGCGAAGAATGAAGGACACGGTTTCCGGAAAAAAGAAAATGTAGATTTCCAGCGCCTCGCCGTCATCCGTTTTATGGAAGAATACCTTTTAAAGTAA
- a CDS encoding patatin-like phospholipase family protein: MYNLGLALCGGGSKGIAHAGVIKLLNEKGIVPDVLAGTSAGAIVATMYAAGKTPEEIVGFFKSVYFFKWNHFAFRKPGGFIQSDVFGKYLKPIFKDRKLQDLDKKVFVTATNIISGKLEVFGGEVKVVDAVIASCAVPMVATPYRIGNHLYSDGGILNNFPVDVLKYVSRKNIGVYFSQQKTIDESSLRNLFDITARAYDIMTTQAELGKIANCDWLINPAELQKYKMFETKVERMNEIFGIGYKTAAESYELHKNILGVN, from the coding sequence ATGTACAATTTAGGTCTTGCCCTTTGTGGCGGCGGTTCGAAGGGGATTGCACATGCAGGAGTTATAAAGCTTCTGAACGAAAAGGGAATTGTGCCCGATGTTTTGGCCGGAACCAGCGCCGGAGCAATCGTGGCCACCATGTATGCTGCAGGGAAGACTCCCGAAGAAATCGTAGGATTTTTTAAATCTGTCTATTTTTTTAAATGGAATCATTTTGCATTCCGCAAGCCAGGCGGCTTCATTCAGTCTGATGTTTTCGGGAAGTACCTTAAACCCATTTTTAAAGACAGAAAACTTCAAGATCTTGATAAAAAGGTATTTGTTACCGCCACCAATATCATTTCCGGTAAACTGGAAGTCTTCGGCGGCGAGGTAAAAGTAGTGGATGCGGTTATCGCTTCCTGTGCCGTACCCATGGTTGCAACGCCGTACAGGATTGGGAATCATCTGTACAGCGATGGCGGAATTCTGAATAATTTTCCGGTGGATGTTCTGAAATATGTGAGCAGAAAAAACATCGGAGTTTATTTTTCTCAGCAGAAAACTATTGACGAAAGCAGTCTCAGGAATCTGTTTGATATCACCGCGCGTGCTTATGACATCATGACCACTCAGGCGGAATTGGGCAAAATTGCGAACTGCGACTGGCTTATTAATCCAGCAGAACTCCAGAAATATAAAATGTTTGAAACAAAGGTCGAAAGGATGAATGAAATCTTCGGGATCGGTTACAAAACTGCTGCCGAAAGTTATGAATTACACAAAAATATACTGGGGGTAAATTAG
- a CDS encoding diacylglycerol kinase family protein, with translation MRKPAFHKSVLNSLHGIIRMLRSERNFQLEVLALLINLFLIVYLRLSPEHASIIFLVCFAVLSAEMLNTAIEKLCDFVHPEFDKNIGLIKDISAGAVLLLAVAAVIIGLLIYPQYIFV, from the coding sequence ATGAGAAAACCCGCATTCCACAAAAGTGTCCTGAATTCCCTGCACGGCATCATCCGGATGCTGAGATCGGAGCGCAATTTTCAGCTTGAAGTTCTGGCGCTCTTGATCAACCTGTTTCTAATTGTCTATCTAAGACTTTCCCCGGAGCATGCCTCAATTATTTTTCTTGTCTGTTTTGCGGTTTTAAGTGCCGAAATGCTAAACACTGCAATAGAAAAGTTATGTGATTTCGTACATCCGGAATTCGATAAAAACATTGGTCTCATCAAGGACATTTCGGCCGGCGCCGTGTTACTCTTAGCAGTAGCCGCAGTAATTATAGGGCTGCTAATTTACCCCCAGTATATTTTTGTGTAA
- a CDS encoding M20/M25/M40 family metallo-hydrolase: MKQILLKILPLFLGGFLFSQAAQDSIQFKNISDEILVHGTAYENLRDLTQNIGHRLSGSSSYERSTDWAVQKLKEAGADKVWKEEVMVPVWERGKESLYIKVGKGNWKTLRMLSLGNSEGTKGKDVEAEIIFVKNKEEFDRLPASAAAGKIVFFNYAFNQTFINTGQAYGDAGIYRRFAASWAGKKGAKAVIIRSLSSAVDDVPHTGMMRYDQDDTVKIPAVAIGPKSADELEKALKTQKIVAKLNSNCGMKGEKLTHSVIGEITGHKDSKVIVVSGHLDSWDVGEGAHDDGAGIVQSIEVLRTFKKLGLKNNHTLRVVCFANEENGVRGGNTYADNIQKKNEKHIFAIESDGGGFTPRGIALVMDADKRAQIQSWRHLFLPYGLHNFELQYAGTDIEPMRKLGVPLAELVPDSQRYFEIHHSEEDTFDKVNHRELLLGAVAMSQLIYMIDKNW; encoded by the coding sequence ATGAAACAGATTCTCCTCAAAATACTTCCGCTCTTTCTGGGCGGATTTTTATTTTCACAAGCCGCGCAGGATTCTATCCAATTCAAAAATATTTCCGATGAAATATTGGTTCACGGCACTGCGTATGAAAATCTTCGCGATCTTACCCAAAATATTGGTCACCGTTTGAGCGGCTCCTCATCGTATGAGCGTTCGACGGATTGGGCAGTACAGAAACTGAAGGAAGCCGGCGCAGATAAAGTATGGAAGGAAGAAGTAATGGTTCCGGTTTGGGAAAGAGGCAAAGAATCACTTTATATAAAGGTTGGAAAAGGGAACTGGAAAACACTCAGAATGCTGTCTTTAGGAAATTCTGAAGGGACTAAAGGTAAAGATGTAGAAGCTGAAATTATTTTTGTGAAAAATAAAGAAGAATTCGACAGGCTGCCGGCCAGCGCGGCAGCAGGAAAAATTGTATTTTTTAATTACGCTTTTAACCAAACTTTTATCAATACCGGTCAGGCTTACGGCGATGCCGGAATCTACCGTCGTTTCGCTGCCTCATGGGCAGGAAAAAAAGGAGCGAAAGCCGTGATAATACGGTCCCTTTCTTCCGCAGTTGATGATGTTCCGCATACCGGCATGATGCGTTATGATCAGGACGATACGGTAAAAATTCCTGCGGTTGCTATCGGGCCCAAAAGTGCTGACGAGTTAGAAAAAGCTTTGAAAACCCAGAAAATTGTAGCCAAACTGAATTCTAACTGTGGAATGAAAGGAGAAAAACTTACCCATTCGGTAATTGGTGAAATCACAGGCCATAAAGACAGTAAAGTGATCGTGGTAAGCGGTCACCTGGACTCATGGGATGTGGGCGAAGGTGCGCATGACGATGGAGCTGGGATTGTACAAAGTATCGAAGTCCTCAGAACCTTTAAAAAACTGGGTTTAAAAAATAATCATACGCTTCGGGTGGTGTGTTTTGCCAACGAAGAAAATGGCGTACGCGGCGGAAATACCTACGCAGACAACATCCAGAAGAAAAATGAGAAGCATATTTTTGCGATCGAAAGTGACGGGGGCGGATTTACACCCAGAGGAATAGCATTAGTGATGGATGCCGATAAGCGTGCACAGATACAGTCCTGGCGTCATCTTTTTCTCCCGTACGGTCTTCATAATTTTGAACTTCAGTATGCCGGAACAGATATTGAACCGATGAGAAAACTTGGAGTTCCTTTAGCAGAGCTGGTTCCTGACTCTCAGCGTTATTTTGAAATTCATCATTCCGAGGAGGACACGTTCGATAAAGTAAACCACCGCGAACTGCTTCTGGGCGCTGTAGCAATGAGTCAGCTAATTTATATGATCGATAAAAACTGGTAA
- a CDS encoding DUF1015 domain-containing protein: MPIFKPFRGIRPSEDYVDIFPTHPLDNFSQEEINKKAQQESSYIQMIKPYVVSKSKDIDRNLRKIRTNFEELLDDKKLVQDNSSYYLYEQFLPNKSVFRGLLGLVSVDDFRNGRIKKHESTLTHKKEKLAYYLEKVSLQAEPVLLTYMANPKVELLMNHEEKNVPVLNYLDDNGVRHKVWRIDNRLKMLQFKEVLEQIDSFYIADGHHRIGSTALNAKNLQEKNRKHTGTEHYNYVFSFIVSNQSIKIHDYNRLLQDLNGLSEKEFLAKIEENFLVHDKGETPYYPSQKFHISMYLGGKFYSLHVKHDLRKQQSDMNDLDHFLLEEFVFKDILGIEDPKTTDKITYIKGNSGIEGINQIKDKVDSGEFKVGFGIYPVSFNDLLKVSNKNIKMPPKCTYIEPKLVTALVMYDMKQ, translated from the coding sequence ATGCCCATCTTTAAACCTTTTAGGGGAATTAGACCGAGTGAAGATTACGTTGACATATTCCCTACCCATCCGTTAGACAACTTCTCACAGGAAGAAATTAATAAAAAAGCCCAGCAGGAATCATCTTATATTCAGATGATTAAGCCTTATGTGGTAAGCAAATCCAAGGATATCGACCGAAATTTACGGAAAATACGCACCAATTTCGAGGAACTTCTGGATGACAAGAAACTCGTGCAGGATAATTCTTCCTATTACCTTTATGAGCAGTTTCTGCCCAATAAATCAGTGTTCCGTGGATTATTAGGTCTGGTAAGTGTTGATGATTTCCGGAATGGAAGAATTAAAAAACACGAATCTACCCTCACCCACAAGAAAGAAAAACTTGCTTATTATCTAGAAAAAGTGAGTCTTCAGGCAGAACCCGTGCTGCTGACCTATATGGCGAACCCAAAAGTGGAATTGCTTATGAATCACGAGGAAAAGAACGTTCCGGTACTCAATTATCTTGACGATAACGGGGTGCGTCACAAAGTTTGGCGGATAGATAACCGCCTGAAAATGTTGCAGTTTAAGGAAGTTCTCGAGCAGATTGATTCCTTTTACATCGCCGACGGTCACCACAGGATTGGATCTACTGCACTGAATGCAAAAAATCTTCAGGAAAAAAACCGCAAACATACGGGAACTGAGCATTATAATTACGTTTTCAGTTTCATTGTGTCGAACCAGTCAATTAAAATTCATGATTACAACAGGCTTTTACAGGATCTGAATGGACTAAGCGAAAAAGAATTCCTTGCCAAAATAGAAGAAAATTTTCTGGTTCATGACAAAGGCGAGACGCCGTACTACCCTTCGCAAAAGTTTCATATCTCCATGTATTTGGGTGGAAAATTCTATTCCCTGCACGTGAAACACGACCTTAGAAAACAACAGAGTGATATGAACGATTTGGATCATTTCCTTCTGGAAGAATTTGTTTTTAAAGACATCTTAGGCATTGAAGATCCTAAAACTACTGATAAAATCACCTATATTAAAGGTAATTCCGGTATTGAAGGGATCAATCAGATCAAAGATAAAGTAGATTCAGGCGAATTCAAAGTAGGATTCGGAATTTATCCAGTGAGTTTTAATGATTTGCTGAAAGTATCAAACAAAAACATTAAAATGCCCCCGAAATGTACTTATATTGAACCAAAACTTGTAACCGCACTTGTAATGTACGATATGAAACAATAA
- a CDS encoding D-2-hydroxyacid dehydrogenase encodes MKVLANDGISESGKNALAEAGIELVETRVSQEHLANFINENNIDVLLVRSATKVRQDLIDACPGLKIIGRGGVGMDNIDTEYAIEKGLYIINTPKASSRSVAEMVFAHFFSLARFLHESNRLMPLEGETHFKALKKSFSTAVELEGKTLGVIGFGGIGQEVVKMGISLGMKVKVLTRKPRTETLFLDFFDGQTLNFEITSTTDWVEFLKDVDFLSINTPKSDNYILDTPQFELMKDGVFIVNTARGGVLNEVTLLNFIESGKIAGAALDVFENEPTPELPLLMNANLSLSPHLGGNTVDAQEKIGTELAAQIIDIKNKL; translated from the coding sequence ATGAAAGTTTTAGCCAACGACGGTATTTCAGAATCAGGTAAAAACGCTTTAGCAGAAGCAGGAATCGAACTGGTAGAAACACGGGTTTCTCAGGAACATCTTGCCAATTTCATTAACGAAAACAATATCGATGTCCTTTTGGTACGGAGTGCTACGAAAGTTCGTCAGGATTTAATCGATGCATGCCCAGGACTGAAAATCATTGGCCGCGGCGGCGTGGGAATGGACAATATCGACACCGAATATGCGATTGAAAAAGGACTGTATATCATCAATACGCCAAAAGCATCATCTAGGTCTGTCGCGGAAATGGTTTTCGCACACTTTTTCTCTTTGGCAAGATTTCTCCACGAATCCAACAGATTAATGCCGCTTGAAGGGGAAACTCACTTTAAAGCCTTGAAAAAATCTTTCTCTACCGCTGTGGAACTGGAAGGAAAAACACTTGGCGTTATCGGTTTTGGCGGAATTGGTCAGGAAGTCGTGAAAATGGGAATCTCGTTAGGAATGAAAGTGAAAGTCCTTACCCGTAAACCACGTACCGAAACTCTTTTTCTCGATTTCTTCGACGGGCAGACGCTCAATTTTGAAATTACTTCGACTACCGACTGGGTGGAGTTTCTGAAAGACGTTGATTTCTTAAGCATCAACACCCCAAAATCCGATAATTACATTTTAGATACTCCTCAGTTTGAATTGATGAAAGACGGTGTTTTCATCGTAAATACAGCACGGGGCGGTGTTCTAAATGAAGTGACGCTGCTTAATTTTATTGAATCCGGAAAAATTGCGGGTGCCGCGCTTGATGTTTTTGAAAATGAGCCAACGCCGGAACTGCCGCTTCTCATGAATGCCAACCTGTCTCTTTCTCCACATTTGGGAGGAAATACAGTTGATGCACAGGAGAAAATCGGAACAGAACTTGCAGCGCAGATTATTGATATTAAAAATAAACTATAG
- the serC gene encoding 3-phosphoserine/phosphohydroxythreonine transaminase, which produces MSKKHNFSAGPCILPQEVFQKSAEAILDFNGIGLSILEISHRSKDFVAVMEEARAIVKRLMNLGDDYEVLYLGGGASLQFLMVPYNLMKAENGKAAYLDTGTWAAGAIKEAKNFGTVDVVGSSKEQKYSFIPKDYSVGSEYDYFHCTSNNTIYGTQMKTFPKVDTLMVCDMSSDIFSRVIDYSQFDLIYAGAQKNMGPAGVTLVVVKKSILGQTGRTIPSILNYKNHIDKESMYNTPPVFPVYATLLTLQHLEKNGGIAAAEARNEAKAKLLYEEIDSNPLFETFCQKEDRSLMNVSFQLLDESKKEEFDAAWKAAGINGLNGHRSLGGYRASMYNALPIESVQVLVDVMKNLK; this is translated from the coding sequence ATGAGCAAAAAACACAATTTCAGCGCAGGACCCTGCATACTACCGCAGGAAGTTTTTCAGAAATCAGCAGAAGCAATTCTGGATTTTAACGGAATAGGTCTTTCAATCCTCGAAATTTCCCACCGGAGCAAAGATTTCGTAGCGGTGATGGAGGAGGCCAGAGCCATCGTAAAAAGACTCATGAATCTCGGTGACGATTACGAAGTGCTTTATCTGGGCGGAGGAGCGAGTTTACAGTTTCTGATGGTTCCATATAACCTCATGAAAGCTGAAAACGGAAAAGCTGCTTACCTGGACACTGGGACCTGGGCTGCCGGTGCGATAAAAGAGGCTAAAAACTTCGGTACGGTTGATGTTGTTGGTTCTTCGAAAGAGCAGAAATATTCCTTCATTCCGAAAGATTATTCAGTAGGCAGCGAATACGATTACTTTCACTGCACTTCGAACAATACCATCTACGGTACACAGATGAAAACCTTCCCGAAGGTTGACACGCTTATGGTTTGCGATATGAGCTCAGATATTTTCTCCCGTGTGATTGATTATTCGCAGTTTGACCTGATCTACGCCGGAGCACAAAAAAATATGGGACCGGCAGGCGTTACTCTTGTTGTGGTTAAGAAAAGTATTCTGGGACAAACCGGAAGAACTATTCCTTCAATCCTGAACTACAAGAATCATATCGATAAAGAATCCATGTACAATACACCGCCGGTATTTCCGGTGTATGCAACCCTCCTGACCTTACAGCACCTGGAAAAAAATGGGGGAATTGCAGCTGCTGAAGCCAGAAACGAAGCCAAGGCAAAACTCCTTTACGAAGAAATCGACAGCAACCCTTTATTTGAAACCTTCTGCCAGAAAGAAGACCGATCATTAATGAATGTTTCTTTCCAACTGTTGGATGAATCTAAAAAAGAAGAATTTGATGCTGCCTGGAAAGCGGCTGGAATCAACGGTCTTAATGGTCACCGGAGCTTAGGCGGTTACAGAGCAAGTATGTACAATGCTTTGCCGATTGAGAGTGTACAGGTTTTGGTGGATGTGATGAAAAATTTAAAATAA
- a CDS encoding 4Fe-4S binding protein → MAIRITDECINCGACEPECPNNAIYEGAVDWKASEGTALKGKVVMKSGLTVDADAPQEPVSDDVYFIVTDKCTECIGFHEEPQCAAVCPVDCCIPDEDHVESEESLLEKKAFLHGE, encoded by the coding sequence ATGGCTATCAGAATAACAGACGAATGTATTAATTGTGGTGCTTGCGAACCGGAATGTCCTAACAATGCCATTTATGAAGGTGCTGTAGATTGGAAAGCTTCAGAAGGTACCGCACTGAAAGGAAAGGTAGTAATGAAATCGGGATTAACCGTAGATGCAGACGCTCCGCAGGAACCGGTAAGCGATGATGTATATTTTATTGTAACCGATAAATGTACGGAGTGCATCGGCTTCCACGAAGAGCCGCAGTGTGCGGCGGTTTGCCCGGTAGACTGCTGTATACCTGATGAAGACCATGTAGAATCTGAGGAAAGCTTACTTGAGAAAAAAGCTTTCTTACACGGAGAGTAA
- a CDS encoding acyl-CoA reductase, which produces MSRENKISGLCELSLYIKNFSDKKAENYNADDERFSALLRKSEIENPWFTIENQKFALKQWADLLTPENIGNWLSTYKTPINSKRVGLILAGNIPMVGFHDVISVVLSNHIPVIKLSSKDKRMLPFLLEKWNEFSNGTVHYEFAERLENFDAVIATGSNNTARYLEYYFKDSLSIIRKNRTSIAVLKGDETDAELQLLAEDIFRYYGLGCRNVTRLFIPDDFVIDRLFENFLNFKEVINHNKYANNYEYNRAVYLLNQERFWDNNFVMLKEDEALFSPLSVINFSRYSTLDEVQNFIKTNEENIQTIVAKPELGLESIGLGQAQNPGLDTYADHVDTMRFLEVI; this is translated from the coding sequence ATGAGCAGAGAAAATAAAATTTCAGGACTTTGTGAATTAAGCTTGTATATCAAGAATTTTTCAGATAAAAAGGCAGAAAATTATAACGCAGATGATGAGAGGTTTTCCGCTTTGTTGCGAAAATCGGAAATCGAAAATCCGTGGTTTACAATTGAAAATCAAAAATTTGCGTTGAAGCAGTGGGCAGACTTACTGACTCCCGAAAATATCGGAAATTGGCTTTCTACTTATAAAACTCCGATTAACTCTAAAAGAGTAGGACTTATCCTGGCCGGGAACATCCCCATGGTCGGGTTTCACGATGTAATTTCTGTGGTGTTAAGCAATCATATTCCGGTGATTAAACTTTCCTCCAAGGATAAGCGGATGCTTCCATTTCTGCTTGAAAAATGGAATGAATTTTCAAACGGAACTGTCCATTATGAATTTGCTGAAAGACTGGAGAATTTCGATGCTGTAATTGCCACCGGAAGCAATAATACCGCAAGATATTTAGAGTATTATTTTAAAGACAGTTTAAGCATTATACGAAAGAACAGAACGTCTATTGCTGTGCTAAAGGGAGATGAGACAGATGCTGAATTACAGTTGCTGGCAGAAGATATCTTCCGCTATTACGGATTAGGGTGCCGAAATGTTACAAGACTTTTTATTCCGGATGACTTTGTAATCGACAGGCTGTTCGAGAATTTCCTGAATTTCAAAGAAGTCATTAATCATAACAAATATGCCAATAATTACGAATACAACCGTGCGGTTTACCTGCTGAATCAGGAACGATTCTGGGACAATAATTTCGTAATGCTGAAAGAGGACGAAGCGCTATTTTCTCCGCTTTCGGTTATTAATTTCTCCAGATATTCTACGCTGGATGAAGTTCAGAATTTCATTAAAACTAACGAAGAAAATATTCAGACTATCGTTGCGAAACCGGAATTGGGATTGGAAAGTATCGGGTTGGGGCAAGCCCAGAATCCGGGTCTCGATACCTATGCTGACCACGTTGATACGATGAGATTCCTGGAAGTAATATAA
- a CDS encoding DUF4286 family protein, producing the protein MSILSLTFHTPADLVQSWNTYMETDLETMVENLMDVEKYILSEVESDMITEGKNTNLLLIFDSTEKRSDFIEIEFKNITERIEAKFGQEVMIFETFLNPRKDRL; encoded by the coding sequence ATGAGCATCCTGAGCCTTACCTTTCATACCCCCGCAGATCTTGTACAATCATGGAATACCTATATGGAAACCGACCTTGAAACCATGGTTGAAAACTTAATGGATGTTGAAAAATATATTCTATCGGAAGTAGAAAGCGATATGATCACAGAAGGAAAAAACACAAACTTACTGCTGATTTTCGACAGCACTGAAAAACGCAGTGATTTCATCGAAATTGAATTTAAAAATATCACTGAGCGTATTGAAGCAAAATTCGGGCAGGAAGTCATGATCTTTGAAACATTTCTAAATCCTAGAAAGGATAGATTGTAA